The genomic interval CGAAGAACGATCAACGTCCAGCGGTCACCAATCACATCCAGCGATGCGGCAATCGGGCAATCAGAACGAAGGTCATTTTTCATTGCGGAGGCGGCCGAACAAAGGGGCCGTTCATGGAACGCATGACACGGGCGGTGGTTTGCACAACGTAAACCTCCCATTGTTGCATGGAGTTCCGCGCATTCCAAGGCCTTGAATCCATCGAGAAAGAGGGGCCTACCCAAAACGAGAGCGTTTCATCTCCTACGCGTGGGTTGCACTATGCAAGGCAACTGCGTCATTTGCCGGAGTTTAGTGGTCTTTTTGCTGAATTGGCGAGCGTTTCATTTCAAACACCGCAAACAGAATTCCGTTAGTCGCCTGATATGAATCCAGCATCATTGACACGTAAGTTCACTATTCCAATTGCGCTATTTCTATCGGTTGGGTGCGGGAGGCAAGAGAAATTGATTCCCGAGCGTCGTCCTCGGCCGGTTGCGACCGCGGTCCTCAGCCAGCGGTTGCCACCCAACGCGGCACTGGTGACAGCATCAACCGGAACTTGGAAGTCGGAACAGCTCGGATTCGAGGTCGCAGGTCGAATTGAATTTGTCGCGGAGCAAAACACGGCAATTGATGGACGGATCCGCGATGCCGAAGGCAAGTTGATCGTTGAGGGAACTCCGATCGCGAGAGTTGAGAGCGAGCGGTACCAACTGGCCGTCGCCAATGCGGAAGCCTCGGTTGCTCGCGCCGAGCAAGACTTGATCGTTGGAAGAAACGATTTGAAGGAAACCATTCCGGCCCAAATTGATGCGGCGAACGCGTCGTTGGAATTGGCAAAAGTCGAGTACGACCGTAGCCGGCAACTCGGAAGACAGAATGCGATTTCACAAAGTGAACTCGACAGGGCAAAGTCGACTTATGAGAACGCCGTCGCTCAATTGAGGCAATTGGTCGCTTCAGAAAAATCGCAGCAGGCTCAGATCGCATCGCTTGAGAGTGCTTTGTTGCAAGCCAAACAAGGCCTCCGAGATGCACAGAGAGATCTCGAAGACTGCACTTTATATTCCTCGTTTCAAGGCGTGATCTCCGACGCGTCAGTCGTACCCGGAAGTCTGGTCAGCGCTGGTACCCCCGTGGTGACGCTTCAAATGATGGACCCCATCAAGGTGGAGTTAGAGGTCTCCGGTGAGCAGTCGCGGAGGCTGCAACGGACCGAAACGCTTCACCGTCGGCGTTTCGGTGCTGTTGCTTCTCGCTGTGTTGCAGTTGCCGGTCGGTAGCGAATATTTTCCACTCGATCGACGCGACCAGTTCTACGTCACGGTGACATTGCCCGAGACAGCAACCGTATCGCAAACCAATGTGATTGTTGCTCAGGTCGAAGACACGCTGAAGAAATTGAGTTCATCGTCGGACGAACAAGGTAACCCCATCGAGCGGTTGCGTGCGATGCGTAGCATGACCGCGTTTGGCGCTGCACGCTGGTCGTTGTCGGTGACTCCGCTTCCGCCAGCGTCCAATACGTCGGAGATCTTGATTCGCACGACCAGCAGCGAGTGGACCGAGTCGATGATCCGTGATCTTCGCCGCGCGGTGGATGAGGGCGACAGCGAGCGTGGGATTCGGCCCATTGCGGGTGCTCGCGTGACCACCAAGCGAGTCCAAATGGGACCGCCGGCCAAGCCGGTCGAGCTCCGAGTCTCAGGCGATGGATTCGCCAACGTCAGTCAGCTTCGGCGAATTGCGGACGAGGTGAAGTTGATGCTTCGTGATGAACCGGGAACATGGGACATCTCCGATTCGTGGGGTATCGACAGCTTTCAATTGGACGTCGAAATCGACGCGGAGAAGGCAAACTTGTCCGGCGTTTCCAACGCGAAAGTGGCCGATACCTTGAGCGCATACTATTCCGGATTGAAGTTGACCGATTTTCGCGAAGGCGATCATGTGGTCCCGGTCTACTTCCGATTGCGGCCAGAGGATCGCGTTGACCTGCAGAGCATGGACGCGGCCTACGTCGAAGGCACCAACGGGAAACTGCCGCTCAATTCGGTCGCAAAGATCGTCCCCAGTTGGCAACCGGGGAAGATCGAGCGCCGCGACCAGAACCGCACGGTCAAGGTGTTTGCCGAGGTGGAAGACGGTGTATCCGGGAACGACGTGGTGCTTCGCGTGTGGAATTCGGACCGCATGGCAAGGCTGCGTGATTCGCTGCCACTGGGTTACAAAATTGAAATTGGTGGGGCGTTGGAAGAGAGTCAAGACGCGGCCAGTCGAATGATGATTTCTTTTGGCATTTCCTTCTTGGCCATCATTCTAATCTTGGTTATTCAGTACAACGGTTGGTCCAAAACACTTGTGATCTTGATGACGCTGCCACTGGCCGTGATCGGGGCTTGGTTTGGGCTTTGGCTGACCGATAATCCGCTCGGCTTCATGCCCCAGCTTGGCCTGCTTTCCTTGTTCGGCATCGTTCTCAACACCGGGATCATTTTCATTGAGTTCGCCGACATACTGATCACGCAAAAGAGCGTCGTTGCAGCGAGGTCTGAATCTGCCGATGGTCCCATCGTCGGTCTGACGCGGCAAGAGTTTCGCGAGTGTTTGGTCGCCGCTGGCAAGCAACGCATGCTGCCGATCTTTCTTACTACTGCGACAACGGTCGGAGGATTGTTCCCGCTCGCGTTGGGAGGTGGCCCACTCTGGGAAGGTATGGCATGGCTAATGATCTACGGTCTGCTCGTTGCAACCTTGTTGACGCTTTACATCGTGCCGGCGCTGTACGCGATCATCGTCGAAACATTCGGCGTCAAGCCAATCGAAACTCCTATCGCCGCCGCGCCAAGTTAGCAGTCCGATCGTTTATGAAGCGGTTCGCACCGCGGTGGTTGGTCGCGCACGACTTCATCGTCGCGATGCAGTCGCAGGATGCGGATGACCTCGTTGATCGTCTCTATGTGTGTGTGCAGGTAGTGGTTGGCGTCGATCAAAAGTTCAGTGTCGGTACCGGGATGCCTTGCGCTGGAAACCGGCACGACGCCGTCTGTTGGTTCTCGTTTGATAAGTGTTTTGTGCCCCGTACCGATGATCGAGTGCAAGTGAACTCCGTCGGCAACGGGTAAACGAAACACCGCCGCCAAGACTGGGTCGTCTGAACGAAGTAGATCAACGCTCTTGGGGATTCGCTTGTAGGCGGGATTGCGAATACCGACGCTGTTTTGGAGGATTTGTTCGGAGTCACTTAGCGCGTCTTGAGGCAACTTCGCCAACCGCGATGCCACTTGGCCGAGGCTTCCATCAGCCAGCCGCGATCCTTGATGAGGCGTGCCGATAAAGATCACGCGAGCGACTTCTTCGGAGGGTTGGAAGGTCACCATGGATTTTACTTTCGCCTTTACCTCCGCCGGCAACTCCACTTGCTCCAGACCATCGGTGAAAATCGCATTCTCAATTTGGTTGGTACTGGTGGTGACTTGCAACTTCGCGAGCAATCCGCCCATGCTGTGTCCGACCAAAACCGTTTGATCGAGCGAACGGTCTCGGCGAAGGGGATCGTAATGATTTCGCAGCTTCGCGAGCTCAGCCCTCAGAACGGCTGCTGCTTCGGGGAATGTTAGACTGGTTCGATAAACGAACGTCCAAAACTGAAACTTCGCGACCAGATCGGGATGCGTGCGAATTTCATTCAGCATCGGGTGCCATGCCGTCTCGCTGGATGCCAAACCGTGGATGAAGATGACCGGAATCTTTCCAGTCTGGAACGGCTCGGCCATCCGAAGTCCAAACTCGGTTGCATCATGCTTGGCTGGGCGAAGGAGTCGTTCGACGCCGTGCTCTCCCTTGGTGGTTTCGAGGAAGGCATACGGAGCAGAGAGATTGAACGCGATTGGCACGCTTCGCCAATAACTTGCGATTTCAAGCTGGCTTGGCGGTTCCACTTGAATACTGAGTTCCCTGATCATCAACGGATTGATTAAGTCCAAGATGAACTCTTCCGCTCGCCCCGTGAAGACGGGATGAACAACGGCGGTTGCCGAAAACACTGGGTCTGGTATTTCAAAAGGAAGCGTTCGAGCGGACCTTACCAACAGCGGAACACCCATTCCCGACTGCTGTTGGATGGGAGCATCTCCCGTCAGCCGACATTCCCCGACGACATCCATCACAGCGAAGTCCTGTGGTTCCCAGGGGAAGCCCTGGTAACGGACCGGCAACCATCGCTGGTCGCTGGCTCGTCCCGAAATCAGCACGCCACGGATGGGGTCGAATCGCTCAAACCGGATCGCGGATTCCACCAGCTTGCCCAACGCCGAATCGTAAAGCTGCTTCGCTTTTTGGTTGGTTGCGGACCCAGGATCAGAAGATTCGGCGACGATTTGCGGCCAGACGAGCTTAACGCATTCAAAGTAACCCGCCAAGCAATCACTCGATTGATTTATGTCAAGCTTAACCGCGTTGGCGTAGGCCTTCGCGGCCTCGTTGAATCCTCGTCCATGCGAGGTTGACTCGTTCGGGCCAAGCGACGCCAGCGAAATAGTGGAAGCCGGTCGATAGAAGCTCTTGCCGCTTTGGCATCCGGAAGATGCAAGCAGAACAACTACCAGGAGCACAGCACCAATTCTTAGGCTAGTGATCGCTTTTCGCTTTGAAAACAAAAATGAGATGTGGTCTTTCACTAACTAAGCCGACCGTGACAAGTGAATAGATTGAAAATAGAGGCACGATGATCCTCCACCGTGCTCCGCCGTATTTCACGGTTGCGGACCACCGTGCCACTATTGGACCGCGAGCTCAAAGCAAACTGCCTCGGCACCGTTTCGTAGGTAGACGCGATTTTCAATCAGCACCGGATGATTCCAGGTCTTGCCGTCGATGGCATCGATAGATGCCAACTCATCCAGATTTTCTGGTGTCGCCTGTACCAAGACCAGGTCACCATTCTCGGAGACGATCAGGAGCTGCCCTGCATCGGCTAGCAATAGCAGTTGGCCTTTTCCGTATCGTCCTCGTTTCCACTTTCGTTTGCCGGATTTGAGATCGACGCACGCAAGGATGCCCGAGTCGAATCCATACAAGTGATCTTGGTAAACAACGAAGTCGTTAAAGTCAGGTTTCATGTCTCTTGATAACCATTCCAACTTCACTTGCCACTGATCGGAGTCTCGGCTGACTTGTAGGCAGTACGTTCCGCTGCCTTGGCTGCTTCCCATCAGCACTCGGTCACCGATGATCAATGGTTGCAGTATCCGATAGCCTTCGCCGGGTTGACCGAAGCTCCAAATCTCCGAACCGTCAGAAGGATTGAGGAACTGGATTCCAGCGTCGGTAATCATTAACAAACCTTCCACTCCGCAAAGCGTTGCCGTGTGAGGCGAGCTATAGCTGTCGACGCCCGATGGGCTCGACCAAGCTGGTTCACCGGTTGTTGCATCGTAAGCCAACAAGCCTTTGTCGCTTTCGCCGCCGGCGTGAACGATGATCAAGTCGCCGACCAGTAAAGGCGACGAAGACCAACCCCAGATCGGCGGCTCTCGGCCGGCGTCTTGTCGGAGTTCTCTCGTCCAAATTTCTTTTCCAGTTCTTGGATTCAGTGCCGCGAGCTGCCCTTCTGCCCCGAGCGTGTAGAGGACATCATTTCCGATTGTGGGAGTTGCACGAGGCCCTGCGCCACCGATACCCTCATAGAACCGGGCGGCATGCGTTCGTGACCAACGAGGCTCGCCAGTTGTTGCATCAAGGCACATGACCGCTTCGTCATTTCCTCGCTGTTCTTGCGTAAATAGATTGTCGCCCGCTACAGCGAATGAAGACCAACCTGGACCGATCAGTCTTCGCCAAAGCTCTTTGGGCGGCGACGATTTCCAATCGGGCGAAATCGAAACGCCCCGAACAACGCTGTCCCGGTTCGCGCCACGGAAACCAGGCCACTGGGCAGTGGCTGTCGTGATCGGTTCGCTAACTTTCGCGTCGGACAATATCATTTCCGCACTCAGGTCCGAGCGTTCCGAAAGAGAGGCCAGGTAACGCTGTTCAGCTGACGGATTCCATCGCCAGTCGAACTCAAACGCGAACATTCCCGAGGTACCCCCAAACTGCAACAAGCCCCAGAAACCGAATCCGACCAACGATAGCAAGATCGCACAGGGAACACGTCGCGTCGGAGAGCGTGGAAGTGTCACTAGCGGAAGAGCAAACGCTGCAACACCAATCGGGACGAAGAATACGACCGCCGGTAACACCCGCATCGTTGGATGAAGTAGCAAGAATGTAAGACCTGCGACGACACCCAGGCCAAACAGACCGCCAACTTTCTCCTTTCTGCCCGCACGGCTGGCGAAGAGCCACCAAACGATCAACAACAAAGCGGCGGCGGCAGGCCCCAACAGACTGGCGACTTGGACGGACTGCGGAGGCTCCGAAAACAACCATGGCAAGCCTTTCGCGATCATCATCAGTGACAACAGGCCGATCGCTGGCCAGGTCCTCAGTGCCGCCCAGCTGTCGTTGCCCGATGGCATTGGGTCGTCGGCAACCTTCGGGGTCAAGTCGTTGACGCTTTCCATCATTTATCCTCACGTTGGTCCGAGTCCGCTATTCCGCTTGCACGATGCAAGCTACCGGAAATGTCTGCCGGATGCAATACTAGAGCGATCTCGTCAAAACGGAATCCAAGATCCCTTGAAAGGTCCATTGCAAGTTGCAAGCGAAACGGCTAGGCTATGTGCGTGTAAGTCAACGGCGAGCCGCCAGAGTTGCAAAGGAACCGCGTGGAATGAAAAATCGCAAAGTCTGTTTGGTCGTTGGTGCTTCGTCGGGAATTGGGAAAGCTGCCGCAGAAGCATTGGCCGGGCGGGGTCACCGAGTCTATGGAACCAGCCGAGATGCTTCGCGTGTGACCACCGCCAACGTTGTCGGCTTGGACCTGGAAATCAACGACGATCACTCCATTCGTGAGGCGGTCGGAAAGATTCTGGAAGCTGAAAAGCGGATCGATGCGATGTTCTACGCGGCGGGCTTTTACACGGCCGGGGCGATTGAAGAGACGACGCCGGAACAGATACACCAGCAGCTCGATGCCTATTTCGTCGGTGCTCATCGTGTCACGCGCGCTCTACTGCCTCACTTCCGAAAAGTCGGTGCGGGTCGCCTATTGTACATGAGCTCAAATGCCGGGGACGCGGCTTTACCATACCACGCTATTTACTCTTGCAGCAAAGCTGCTCTTCAAATTTATTGCGATGGGTTGCGGTATGAAGTCGAGCCATTGGGTATCCAGGTTTCGTACTTGCAAAACGGTGGCGTGAAAACCGGTGCCGAAGCAAGTTTCCGTCGAGCCGCCGAACCCGTTGCCGCGTACGACGGACCGCGTGATCGGGCTATCGCCGCTTTCCATCGGATGCAGCAAAAAGGTCCGGAACCAAAAGCCATCGGCGCGACCGTTGCCGACGCGATCGAAGCAAGGACGATGAAGCCGGTAATTCGGGCGGACAATTTTTCAAAACTGATTGGATTTCTCGGTGCCGTGATGCCTGCCAAACTGTTCAGAAGTCAATTGAGAAAATCGCTGGACATCGCGTGAGCCGAATCAGTCAATCCCGAATCAGCGAGCCGCAGTCTGTGCCGAGTTTTCTGTGCCCCGAAAACTTGTCCGGCTGCGGCTCGCGTTATCGAACACCCTAAAGTTCTTGATGATCGAGCGTTCATTGTATCCCGTTGACTTGAGTAACGTTCTGCGGAAACGTTGGGGGGAAGAAGCCTTTGATGCGGCGGAACTTCCAAATGACTCGATTTTAGAATCGCTCATTGATACAGCCTATCAAGCAAGTTTGTTGCGAGAAGAAAGCGATCCGGTCCAGTGCCGAATTATGGTTGCGTCGCCCGACGACGTCGAGCTTGCGGCCGTGGCAAAGGCAGACGGACTGTATTCCATTGAATTTGAGGACCAAAGCGCGCTTTCGGCGCATGAGATCCGTAAGATGGCGGCAGCTGCCGGATACTACCGATCTTTAATTGCAGTCAACGTGGACGCGAGCGAGAATACGATCAACATTTGGGGAATGGTGGTCACGGGAGCAAATTGGGTGAATCATACGGAATTCACCGTTCACGATGCCGCCGCGTTGCCAGGGAAATTGGTGATCCATGTTCTCGGAGCCGGGCATTTGATTTTTGCGAAGGGGCTCCGCCGTGTGGTGGAAACCGTTGGCGGACAAAGACTGCCAGAGGGCTTTGATCCGTTTCGATCCAATTGCCTTCCGAACCGTTTCAAGACCTTTCGCGACAGGCAGTTGAGCAAGCTCAATTTGGTTTCGCACAGTGACGGGATGTGCAAGCCTTGTGATTCCTTTGCTCGCGATGTCAGCCAAAGTGTGATTCGACGAGTGCTGAGTTTGGTGCGTGGGCGTGGTCATGGTGGAATGATTATCTACGTCAGCGATGCGCTGGACCCGCGTTTGGACAAATGGCTACGGATGAGGATACGGTTCAAACCAGGCGACTCGACAATGCGTTTTGAGCAACTGTTGTTGAAGGTCGTGCAGCGAGCTGTGGAAGTGGGCGCGATGAACGGGCTTTCCAAAGTTCGCTGGCAAGACTTCCTTCAAATGCATGATGCGTCGCTAGCCAAGCTTCACAACTCGCTGGTCGAATACAGCCATTTCCTGGCCGACTTGATGAGCGTCGATGGTGCGCTGGTGATCGATCACGAACTGAGGCTGATCGGATTCGGCGGAGAGATTCTTGGAGATTCACACGTCAGCAGCATTGAACGAGCAATTGATCTTGAAGCGGAAAAGTCGGTTACCGAGTCCGCCGACTCATCCGGAACACGACATCGTTCAGCCTATCGATTGGTGAGCAGCGTCCAGGACGCGATCGCCATGGTCGTGTCGCAGGATGGTGGCGTGCGTTTTGTCGCCCACGAAGGCGGACGACTCGTGTATTGGCCTTACCTTCCATAGCGGCATGGTTATCATCCGCCGTGAAGTAGGAATCAAGTCAGAGACCAACGAGCGACCTATCTTCCAAATACGACCATGCAGGTGGTCACGATCCCAATTAGGAACAGGCAAGCGGTCGCCGCATAAAGACTGACTGCGAGAAACGGATGTTTGTCGACCAAGCGTTCAAGCCTAGCGTTCGTAGACTTGATCAAAGTACCAGGGCACTGGATCGGCGGTTCACCTGATCGGATGCGTTCTAAAACGCGAAGTACTTCGTCCGCGCTCTGAAAACGATCCACCTTCGATGGCTGAAGGCCGCGACGCAAAAAGTGGCGAAGTTCCGCTGGCACCGCCGGCTGGTAGCGACTGGCGAAATTCGGATCAAGGAACTGTGGAGCTTGACGTTCCTTCGCGTCAGCGATCACTTTCAACAGCGAATCGCCGCGTGGGGCGAACGCTTGCGTTGATAAGAGTTCATAAAGAACGACAAACGCGGCGTAGAGGTCACTTCTCGTGTCGATCTCTTCCGAATGCCCGGAGGCCTGTTCGGGCGACATGTATCCGATCGTGCCGATGATGGAGCCATCGATCGTTTGTCCCGATGCACGCGGCATCTCAACCGCAGGCTTGTCGTTATCTGCTGAGCTACCTTGGTGGTGATTGACATGACGAGCGATGCCCCAGTCGGTTAACATGACTTCGCCGAAATGGCCGACCATGATGTTCTCAGGCTTCACGTCCCGATGCAGCATGCCTTGTTCGTGAGCGTACTGAAGAGCCCTCAGCAAACCTGAAAAGAGATCCAGGCGAGCCTCGAAACTGTATCGCTTGTGATACTCGCGGTCACCCTCGCGCAGT from Stieleria varia carries:
- a CDS encoding HlyD family secretion protein, translating into MIPERRPRPVATAVLSQRLPPNAALVTASTGTWKSEQLGFEVAGRIEFVAEQNTAIDGRIRDAEGKLIVEGTPIARVESERYQLAVANAEASVARAEQDLIVGRNDLKETIPAQIDAANASLELAKVEYDRSRQLGRQNAISQSELDRAKSTYENAVAQLRQLVASEKSQQAQIASLESALLQAKQGLRDAQRDLEDCTLYSSFQGVISDASVVPGSLVSAGTPVVTLQMMDPIKVELEVSGEQSRRLQRTETLHRRRFGAVASRCVAVAGR
- a CDS encoding efflux RND transporter permease subunit, with amino-acid sequence MSSRGGCNGPKRFTVGVSVLLLLAVLQLPVGSEYFPLDRRDQFYVTVTLPETATVSQTNVIVAQVEDTLKKLSSSSDEQGNPIERLRAMRSMTAFGAARWSLSVTPLPPASNTSEILIRTTSSEWTESMIRDLRRAVDEGDSERGIRPIAGARVTTKRVQMGPPAKPVELRVSGDGFANVSQLRRIADEVKLMLRDEPGTWDISDSWGIDSFQLDVEIDAEKANLSGVSNAKVADTLSAYYSGLKLTDFREGDHVVPVYFRLRPEDRVDLQSMDAAYVEGTNGKLPLNSVAKIVPSWQPGKIERRDQNRTVKVFAEVEDGVSGNDVVLRVWNSDRMARLRDSLPLGYKIEIGGALEESQDAASRMMISFGISFLAIILILVIQYNGWSKTLVILMTLPLAVIGAWFGLWLTDNPLGFMPQLGLLSLFGIVLNTGIIFIEFADILITQKSVVAARSESADGPIVGLTRQEFRECLVAAGKQRMLPIFLTTATTVGGLFPLALGGGPLWEGMAWLMIYGLLVATLLTLYIVPALYAIIVETFGVKPIETPIAAAPS
- a CDS encoding esterase/lipase family protein; protein product: MAGYFECVKLVWPQIVAESSDPGSATNQKAKQLYDSALGKLVESAIRFERFDPIRGVLISGRASDQRWLPVRYQGFPWEPQDFAVMDVVGECRLTGDAPIQQQSGMGVPLLVRSARTLPFEIPDPVFSATAVVHPVFTGRAEEFILDLINPLMIRELSIQVEPPSQLEIASYWRSVPIAFNLSAPYAFLETTKGEHGVERLLRPAKHDATEFGLRMAEPFQTGKIPVIFIHGLASSETAWHPMLNEIRTHPDLVAKFQFWTFVYRTSLTFPEAAAVLRAELAKLRNHYDPLRRDRSLDQTVLVGHSMGGLLAKLQVTTSTNQIENAIFTDGLEQVELPAEVKAKVKSMVTFQPSEEVARVIFIGTPHQGSRLADGSLGQVASRLAKLPQDALSDSEQILQNSVGIRNPAYKRIPKSVDLLRSDDPVLAAVFRLPVADGVHLHSIIGTGHKTLIKREPTDGVVPVSSARHPGTDTELLIDANHYLHTHIETINEVIRILRLHRDDEVVRDQPPRCEPLHKRSDC
- a CDS encoding PQQ-binding-like beta-propeller repeat protein produces the protein MESVNDLTPKVADDPMPSGNDSWAALRTWPAIGLLSLMMIAKGLPWLFSEPPQSVQVASLLGPAAAALLLIVWWLFASRAGRKEKVGGLFGLGVVAGLTFLLLHPTMRVLPAVVFFVPIGVAAFALPLVTLPRSPTRRVPCAILLSLVGFGFWGLLQFGGTSGMFAFEFDWRWNPSAEQRYLASLSERSDLSAEMILSDAKVSEPITTATAQWPGFRGANRDSVVRGVSISPDWKSSPPKELWRRLIGPGWSSFAVAGDNLFTQEQRGNDEAVMCLDATTGEPRWSRTHAARFYEGIGGAGPRATPTIGNDVLYTLGAEGQLAALNPRTGKEIWTRELRQDAGREPPIWGWSSSPLLVGDLIIVHAGGESDKGLLAYDATTGEPAWSSPSGVDSYSSPHTATLCGVEGLLMITDAGIQFLNPSDGSEIWSFGQPGEGYRILQPLIIGDRVLMGSSQGSGTYCLQVSRDSDQWQVKLEWLSRDMKPDFNDFVVYQDHLYGFDSGILACVDLKSGKRKWKRGRYGKGQLLLLADAGQLLIVSENGDLVLVQATPENLDELASIDAIDGKTWNHPVLIENRVYLRNGAEAVCFELAVQ
- a CDS encoding SDR family NAD(P)-dependent oxidoreductase translates to MKNRKVCLVVGASSGIGKAAAEALAGRGHRVYGTSRDASRVTTANVVGLDLEINDDHSIREAVGKILEAEKRIDAMFYAAGFYTAGAIEETTPEQIHQQLDAYFVGAHRVTRALLPHFRKVGAGRLLYMSSNAGDAALPYHAIYSCSKAALQIYCDGLRYEVEPLGIQVSYLQNGGVKTGAEASFRRAAEPVAAYDGPRDRAIAAFHRMQQKGPEPKAIGATVADAIEARTMKPVIRADNFSKLIGFLGAVMPAKLFRSQLRKSLDIA
- a CDS encoding putative sensor domain DACNV-containing protein translates to MIERSLYPVDLSNVLRKRWGEEAFDAAELPNDSILESLIDTAYQASLLREESDPVQCRIMVASPDDVELAAVAKADGLYSIEFEDQSALSAHEIRKMAAAAGYYRSLIAVNVDASENTINIWGMVVTGANWVNHTEFTVHDAAALPGKLVIHVLGAGHLIFAKGLRRVVETVGGQRLPEGFDPFRSNCLPNRFKTFRDRQLSKLNLVSHSDGMCKPCDSFARDVSQSVIRRVLSLVRGRGHGGMIIYVSDALDPRLDKWLRMRIRFKPGDSTMRFEQLLLKVVQRAVEVGAMNGLSKVRWQDFLQMHDASLAKLHNSLVEYSHFLADLMSVDGALVIDHELRLIGFGGEILGDSHVSSIERAIDLEAEKSVTESADSSGTRHRSAYRLVSSVQDAIAMVVSQDGGVRFVAHEGGRLVYWPYLP
- a CDS encoding serine/threonine-protein kinase, producing the protein MTGKKRNDELPETIAPVPTAAGDEVNPHLTGTAGLTSLPEVSRSGNQVTLTSRNEVRYRNESVLGRGGMGEVQLASDQDIGRRVAVKRLLDKKNPQSVARFIDEVRTVGKLEHPNIVPIHDVGVDADDSLFFVMKYVDGETLASIISRLREGDREYHKRYSFEARLDLFSGLLRALQYAHEQGMLHRDVKPENIMVGHFGEVMLTDWGIARHVNHHQGSSADNDKPAVEMPRASGQTIDGSIIGTIGYMSPEQASGHSEEIDTRSDLYAAFVVLYELLSTQAFAPRGDSLLKVIADAKERQAPQFLDPNFASRYQPAVPAELRHFLRRGLQPSKVDRFQSADEVLRVLERIRSGEPPIQCPGTLIKSTNARLERLVDKHPFLAVSLYAATACLFLIGIVTTCMVVFGR